From the genome of Zalophus californianus isolate mZalCal1 chromosome 6, mZalCal1.pri.v2, whole genome shotgun sequence, one region includes:
- the TGM7 gene encoding protein-glutamine gamma-glutamyltransferase Z translates to MVAEHVNHVKILDCEAMQAIVAGLELRSVDLQSPRNNKEHHTQEMGLKRLIVRRGQPFGLQLHFNRPFHFGTDYLTFVAETGPVSMELLGTRATFSLTQARKGNVWSAFDFTVDTNSLLVSLFTPANAVIGPYTLKTEISQGQGHSVVHPLGTFILLFNPWNAEDDVYLPSEILLQEYIMMDYGFVYKGHERFITAWPWNYGQFEEDIIDICFEILNKSLYFLENPSRDYSQRNDPVYVCRVVSAMINSNDDSGVLQGNWGEDYSQGVSPLEWNGSVAILRQWSARGRQPVKYGQCWVFAAVMCTVMRCLGVPTRVVSSFHSAHNMDGNLTIDTYYDQNAEILSTRKRDKIWNFHVWNECWMIRKDLPPGYNGWQVLDPTPQQTSSGLFCCGPASVKAIREGEVHLPYDTPFAYAEVNADEVIWLFRDGQAQEILVHNTSSIGKEISTKMVGSDQRQNITSSYKYPEGSPEERSVFMKASRKMLGPRRASSPFLDLLGSRGSEAQPVQLQLHLARTPEWGQDLMLKLHARRMPDRVHPQGPIRLVVHFSAQALLHQGDTQEPLWRQIVHLNLDFGKEIQWPLLLPYDNYRNKLTDEKLIRVSGIAKVEDTGRSMLVLKDISLEPPHLSIEVSKRAEVGKALRVHITLTNPLMVALSNCTMVLEGSGLIDGQISKNIGTLAPGRTIQIQVDLYPIKTGPRQLQVLISSNEIKEIKGYKDIFVAASRAS, encoded by the exons ATGGTGGCAGAACATGTGAACCATGTGAAGATTTTGGACTGTGAAGCAATGCAAGCCATTG TGGCAGGCTTGGAGCTCAGGTCTGTGGACCTGCAGAGCCCAAGGAACAACAAGGAGCATCACACACAGGAGATGGGCCTGAAGCGGCTCATCGTGCGGCGGGGCCAGCCCTTTGGGCTCCAACTACATTTCAACAGACCCTTCCACTTTGGGACAGACTACCTCACCTTTGTGGCTGAGACTG GACCAGTGTCCATGGAGTTGCTGGGAACCCGAGccaccttctccctcacccaGGCTCGAAAAGGCAATGTCTGGAGCGCCTTTGACTTCACCGTTGACACCAACTCGCTCTTAGTCTCCCTTTTCACGCCAGCCAATGCAGTCATTggtccctacactctgaagacaGAGATTTCTCAGGGCCAGGGTCACAGTGTGGTTCACCCACTGGGGACTTTCATCCTGCTTTTTAACCCTTGGAATGCAG AGGATGATGTCTACCTGCCAAGTGAAATACTGCTGCAGGAGTATATCATGATGGACTATGGCTTTGTTTACAAGGGTCATGAAAGATTCATCACTGCCTGGCCCTGGAACTACGGGCAG TTTGAAGAGGACATCATAGATATCTGCTTCGAGATCTTGAACAAGAGCCTGTACTTCTTAGAGAACCCGTCCAGAGACTACTCCCAACGGAATGACCCGGTGTACGTCTGCAGGGTGGTGAGCGCCATG ATCAACAGCAATGATGACAGCGGTGTACTGCAGGGGAACTGGGGAGAGGACTACTCCCAGGGGGTCAGCCCGCTGGAGTGGAATGGCAGCGTAGCCATCCTGCGGCAGTGGTCAGCCAGGGGCAGGCAGCCTGTGAAGTATGGGCAGTGCTGGGTCTTTGCAGCTGTTATGTGCACAG TGATGAGATGTTTAGGTGTTCCAACTCGTGTGGTTTCCAGTTTTCATTCTGCACACAACATGGATGGGAACTTAACCATCGACACCTACTATGACCAAAATGCAGAGATTCTGTCAACTCGGAAGCGAGACAAAATATG GAATTTCCACGTCTGGAACGAGTGCTGGATGATCCGGAAAGATCTCCCGCCGGGATACAATGGTTGGCAGGTTCTGGACCCCACTCCCCAGCAAACCAGCAGTG GGCTGTTCTGCTGTGGCCCTGCCTCCGTGAAGGCCATCAGGGAAGGGGAGGTCCACCTGCCCTATGACACCCCATTTGCGTATGCCGAGGTGAATGCTGATGAAGTCATTTGGCTCTTCAGGGATGGTCAGGCCCAGGAAATCCTCGTCCATAATACCAGTTCCATTGGGAAGGAAATCAGCACCAAGATGGTGGGGTCAGATCAGCGCCAGAACATTACCAGCTCCTACAAGTATCCAGAAG GATCCCCCGAGGAGCGATCTGTGTTCATGAAGGCTTCCCGGAAAATGCTGGGCCCAAGAAgggcctcttctcccttcctaGATCTGCTGGGCTCCAGGGGCTCTGAGGCCCAGCCCGTGCAGCTGCAGCTTCACCTGGCCAGGACCCCCGAGTGGGGCCAGGACCTGATGCTGAAGCTGCATGCCCGGAGGATGCCAGACAGAGTCCACCCCCAGGGTCCCATCAGACTGGTGGTGCACTTCAGCGCGCAGGCCCTGTTGCACCAGGgtgacacccaggagcccctctggaGGCAAATAGTGCACTTGAACCTGGACTTTGGGAAGG AGATACAGTGGCCACTCTTGCTACCCTACGACAATTATAGAAACAAGCTGACAGATGAGAAGCTGATCCGGGTGTCTGGCATTGCCAAGGTGGAGGATACGGGGAGGTCCATGCTGGTCCTAAAGGATATCTCTCTGGAGCCTCCCCACTTATCTATTGAG GTGTCTAAAAGGGCTGAGGTGGGCAAAGCCCTGAGGGTCCACATCACCCTCACCAATCCCCTAATGGTGGCTCTGAGTAACTGCACAATGGTGCTGGAGGGAAGTGGCCTCATCGATGGGCAGATATCCAAGAA CATTGGGACTCTGGCACCTGGACGTACCATCCAAATTCAAGTGGACCTCTACCCCATCAAAACTGGCCCCCGCCAGCTGCAAGTCCTCATCAGCAGCAATGAGATCAAGGAGATCAAGGGCTACAAAGACATCTTTGTTGCTGCCTCCAGGGCTTCTTGA